From one Lycium ferocissimum isolate CSIRO_LF1 chromosome 5, AGI_CSIRO_Lferr_CH_V1, whole genome shotgun sequence genomic stretch:
- the LOC132058319 gene encoding probable methyltransferase At1g29790 — protein MEKPYNLHFRKRRLGRVMSSLQFVLGGLVIFVSLSTLFSFYSVGFFMHNEDICRHFYGELYDIKSLTARVDEVLNKMETLQNKLELTVKQIEKTKIEFSRNKISRLEYKRLLEEEVIWPLSSAQTALRQIRLPKVEGTVAIKEDPLINTFVIEEIRKYITPKVSRNGEVNAYGTPKIYNTIGHACVSMKKELEEYMDYDIGSYCKDDWNLAQKLMLYGCDPLPRRRCLTRASKLYRKPYPIDKSLWEIPDRGNVRWSNYKCRNFECLASKNPKRGYIKCTGCFEMDKEQRKWVTNSSVPVDFLIKDVLAIKAGEIRIGLDYGVGTGTFAARMREQNVTIVSTALNLGAPFSETIALRGLIPLYVTLNQRLPFFDNAMDLIHTNGLMDGWIDLQLLDFILFDWDRVLRPGGLLWIDRFFCNRRDLDEFMYMFLQFRYKKHKWAISPKSKDEVYLSALLEKPPRS, from the coding sequence ATGGAGAAGCCTTATAATTTGCATTTTCGAAAACGTAGATTAGGAAGGGTTATGAGTTCGCTCCAATTTGTGCTAGGTGGGCTTGTTATATTTGTAAGCCTTTCGACTTTATTTAGCTTCTATTCTGTTGGATTTTTCATGCATAATGAGGATATATGCCGACATTTTTATGGCGAACTGTACGATATAAAATCACTGACTGCTCGAGTCGATGAAGTGCTTAATAAGATGGAAACTCTGCAAAACAAGCTAGAACTGACGGTAAAGCAGATagaaaaaactaaaattgagTTCTCAAGaaacaagatttcaagattGGAGTACAAGAGGTTGTTAGAAGAAGAGGTGATTTGGCCTTTATCATCGGCGCAAACTGCCCTTAGGCAAATTAGGCTGCCAAAAGTTGAAGGAACTGTGGCTATTAAAGAAGACCCCTTGATCAACACCTTTGTGATTGAGGAGATTCGGAAGTATATAACCCCTAAGGTGAGTAGAAATGGAGAGGTTAATGCCTATGGAACACCGAAGATTTATAACACGATAGGGCATGCGTGTGTTTCAATGAAGAAAGAGTTGGAAGAATATATGGATTATGATATTGGTTCATATTGTAAAGATGATTGGAATTTAGCTCAGAAGCTAATGCTTTATGGTTGTGATCCTTTGCCTAGGAGGAGATGCTTGACGAGGGCGTCTAAGCTTTATCGGAAGCCTTACCCAATTGACAAGTCCCTTTGGGAAATTCCAGATAGAGGAAATGTTCGATGGAGCAATTACAAGTGCAGGAATTTTGAGTGCTTAGCGAGTAAGAACCCGAAACGAGGCTACATCAAGTGCACAGGATGCTTTGAAATGGACAAGGAACAGCGAAAATGGGTAACAAATTCCTCTGTTCCTGTGGATTTTCTTATCAAAGATGTTTTGGCAATCAAGGCAGGGGAGATCAGAATTGGTCTTGATTATGGCGTTGGTACGGGGACTTTTGCTGCAAGAATGAGAGAGCAAAATGTGACAATCGTCTCGACTGCTCTCAATCTCGGGGCTCCTTTCAGTGAGACGATAGCCCTTAGGGGTTTGATTCCGCTATATGTGACATTGAACCAACGACTCCCTTTTTTTGACAACGCGATGGATTTGATCCATACGAATGGACTTATGGATGGTTGGATTGATCTGCAGCTATTGGATTTCATCCTTTTTGACTGGGATCGTGTTTTAAGACCAGGAGGATTGTTGTGGATCGATAGATTCTTCTGTAATAGGAGGGATCTCGACGAATTCATGTACATGTTCCTGCAATTCAGGTACAAAAAACACAAGTGGGCTATTTCCCCCAAGTCCAAGGATGAAGTTTATCTTTCTGCACTGTTGGAGAAACCTCCACGATCTTGA
- the LOC132056582 gene encoding leucine-rich repeat receptor protein kinase EMS1 translates to MATRFLCNTAIVFLFCFCVSNAILEEDPERQSLFSFKSSLENPHILSTWTPTTSHCQWNGVFCKNGQVVSLILSSLSLKGPISPHIASLQSLKVLDLGNNQLSGKLPIQLNELTLLETLKLGSNYLTGNIPPELGSLTELKLLDLSGNELTGKIPPQLGKLSQLQILALGNNLLSGSLSAKLFTKLQSLTTFDVSNNTLSGTIPPEIGKLRNLTDLYIGPNKFSGQLPQEIGELSKLQVFLAPSCSLESPLPESISKLKSLRNLDLSKNPLKCSIPKEIGSLENLSTLNLAYSEINGSIPSELGKCRKLTTVMLSFNLLSGSLPEELAELPIMTFSAEMNQLSGPLPSWLGKWTQMDALLLSTNRFSGKIPAEVGNCSMLSHISLNSNLLTGEIPKELCNAVALTDIDLENNFLTGSIEDTFVKCGNLTQLVLVDNSITGVIPEYLSELPLIVLELDSNNLTGPIPVSLWNSAYIMEFSAANNHLWGSLPLEIGNAVSLERIVLSNNKISGVIPKGIGNLTSLSVLNLNSNLLEGFIPDELGECVSISTLDLGNNRLNGSIPETLLDLPQLQCLVLSHNDLSGVIPSKTSKYFQQGNIPDSSYAQHHGVYDLSHNKFSGSIPEELGSCVVIVDLLLSNNMLSGDIPRSLARLVNLTTLDLTGNLLTGTIPEEFGYSLKLQGFYLGNNKLAGSIPESIGQTSSLVKLNLTGNMLSGPIPASFRNLNGLTHLDLSSNRLDGELPPSLSRMVNLVGLYVQQNRLSGSLGKLFSNSAAWRLEIVNLATNSFTGDLPASLGNLSYLTFLDLHANSLTGEIPIELGDLVQLEYLDVSGNSLVGHIPETLCALPNLGMLNFTDNKLEGAIPSNGICQNLSEVSVAGNKDLCGGIVALKCPAKNYAKRSSMFSVWGILSTVAGTILITLTVVIVLRIWFNRSSRKSDLEKSDDSKLDSDDQHLYFLGSSKSKEPLSINVAMFEQPLLKLTLVDVLEATNNFCKTKIVGDGGFGTVYKATLPDGKTVAVKKLNQAKTQGQREFLAEMETLGKVKHRNLVPLLGYCSYGEGKVLVYEYMVNGSLDHWLRNRTGTLDVLDWSKRLKIAVGAARGLAFLHHGFTPHIIHRDIKPSNILLNEDFEAKVADFGLARLISAYETHVSTDIAGTFGYIPPEYGQTWRSTTKGDVYSFGVILLELLTGKEPTGPDFKDVEGGNLVGWVLQKIKKGHSADVLDPTVLDADSKQMMLQTLQIAAICLSDNPSNRPSMLHVFNFLKGIKEE, encoded by the coding sequence ATGGCCACTAGGTTTCTTTGTAACACTGCCATTGTCTTTCTTTTCTGTTTCTGTGTTTCTAATGCTATTCTTGAAGAGGATCCGGAAAGACAAAGCCTGTTTTCTTTCAAGAGTTCTCTTGAAAATCCACATATTTTATCTACATGGACCCCCACAACTTCACATTGTCAATGGAATGGTGTTTTCTGCAAAAATGGTCAAGTTGTTTCCCTTATTCTCTCTTCTTTATCACTTAAAGGACCCATTTCACCCCACATTGCTTCATTACAAAGTTTAAAAGTCTTGGACTTGGGTAATAACCAGTTGTCAGGCAAGTTACCAATCCAACTCAATGAACTCACTTTGTTAGAAACACTTAAACTTGGTTCAAACTATCTCACAGGAAACATCCCACCTGAACTTGGAAGTTTGACTGAACTAAAGTTACTTGACCTTTCTGGCAATGAACTTACTGGAAAAATCCCACCCCAACTTGGTAAACTGTCTCAGTTGCAAATCTTGGCACTTggcaacaaccttctttcaggTTCTCTTTCTGCAAAACTCTTTACAAAGCTTCAATCTTTAACTACTTTTGATGTTTCCAACAACACCCTTTCTGGTACTATTCCACCTGAAATTGGGAAATTGAGAAACCTTACTGATCTTTACATTGGGCCCAATAAGTTCTCTGGCCAGTTGCCACAAGAAATTGGTGAACTTTCTAAACTCCAGGTTTTTTTGGCTCCTTCTTGTTCACTTGAAAGCCCATTGCCTGAATCCATCTCAAAGTTGAAATCTTTGAGAAATCTTGACCTTTCTAAGAACCCATTGAAGTGTTCAATCCCAAAAGAGATAGGCAGTCTTGAAAATCTGAGTACATTGAACCTAGCTTACTCTGAGATCAATGGTTCAATACCTTCTGAGCTTGGAAAGTGTAGAAAATTGACTACTGTTATGCTTTCTTTTAACTTACTCTCTGGTTCTTTACCTGAAGAACTTGCAGAGTTGCCTATAATGACTTTTTCTGCAGAAATGAATCAACTTTCTGGTCCATTGCCTTCTTGGCTTGGAAAATGGACTCAAATGGATGCATTATTGCTTTCGACTAATCGGTTTTCTGGGAAAATTCCAGCTGAGGTTGGGAATTGTTCTATGTTGAGTCATATTAGTCTGAACAGTAACTTACTGACTGGTGAAATACCTAAGGAGCTTTGCAATGCTGTGGCACTTACAGATATTGATCTTGAGAACAACTTTCTCACAGGCAGCATTGAAGACACATTTGTCAAGTGTGGTAATCTGACTCAGTTGGTATTAGTAGATAATAGTATTACTGGGGTGATTCCTGAGTATCTATCAGAGCTTCCTTTGATAGTTCTTGAATTGGATTCCAACAATTTGACAGGTCCTATTCCAGTGAGTCTCTGGAATTCTGCTTATATAATGGAGTTTTCTGCTGCAAATAACCACTTATGGGGTTCTCTACCTTTAGAGATTGGCAATGCTGTGTCATTGGAGAGGATAGTTCTTAGTAACAATAAGATAAGTGGTGTCATTCCTAAGGGGATAGGTAACTTAACCTCTCTTTCAGTGTTGAACTTGAATTCCAATCTTCTTGAAGGGTTCATTCCTGATGAGTTGGGTGAGTGTGTCTCTATTTCAACATTGGATCTTGGGAATAACAGGCTAAACGGGTCGATTCCGGAGACACTTCTGGATCTGCCTCAGCTACAGTGCTTAGTTCTTTCTCACAATGATCTTAGTGGTGTTATTCCTTCCAAGACTTCAAAATATTTCCAGCAAGGTAATATCCCTGATTCAAGTTATGCACAGCATCATGGTGTCTATGATCTGTCTCATAACAAATTTTCTGGATCGATACCTGAAGAACTTGGAagttgtgttgttatagtgGATCTTTTGCTCAGCAATAACATGCTATCCGGAGATATACCACGATCACTTGCCCGCCTGGTGAACCTCACTACGTTGGACTTAACGGGGAATTTGTTGACAGGTACTATCCCAGAGGAATTTGGATACTCACTTAAGCTGCAAGGATTTTATCTGGGGAATAACAAACTTGCAGGATCAATCCCTGAAAGCATTGGCCAAACAAGTAGTTTGGTGAAGCTGAATTTGACTGGAAACATGCTTTCAGGTCCGATACCCGCAAGTTTTAGGAACTTAAATGGGCTAACTCACTTAGATTTGAGCTCAAATAGACTTGATGGTGAACTTCCTCCGTCTCTTTCAAGGATGGTAAACCTTGTTGGCCTTTATGTTCAGCAAAACAGGCTTTCAGGAAGTTTGGGTAAGCTATTCTCAAACTCTGCAGCATGGAGACTTGAAATTGTTAATTTGGCTACTAACTCCTTTACCGGAGACTTGCCAGCATCTTTGGGCAACTTGTCGTACTTGACATTTCTTGATCTCCATGCAAACAGTTTAACTGGTGAAATTCCAATTGAGCTAGGAGATCTCGTGCAACTTGAGTATTTGGATGTCTCAGGCAACAGTCTAGTTGGCCATATTCCCGAGACATTATGTGCCCTACCCAATTTGGGTATGCTAAATTTTACGGATAACAAACTGGAAGGAGCTATACCAAGCAATGGAATCTGCCAGAATCTTTCTGAAGTTTCAGTGGCTGGGAACAAAGATCTATGTGGGGGAATTGTGGCTCTAAAATGCCCTGCCAAGAATTATGCTAAAAGATCATCAATGTTTAGTGTCTGGGGAATATTGTCAACGGTGGCTGGGACTATATTGATTACTCTTACTGTAGTCATTGTGTTAAGGATATGGTTTAATAGAAGCAGCAGAAAGAGCGATCTTGAGAAATCTGATGACAGCAAACTTGACAGTGACGATCAGCACCTTTATTTCTTAGGTAGCAGCAAGTCGAAAGAGCCTCTTAGCATCAACGTAGCCATGTTCGAGCAGCCCCTTCTCAAGCTAACCTTGGTTGATGTTCTTGAAGCCACCAACAACTTTTGCAAGACTAAAATTGTTGGTGATGGAGGGTTTGGAACTGTCTATAAAGCTACTTTGCCCGATGGTAAGACAGTTGCAGTTAAGAAGCTAAACCAAGCAAAAACTCAGGGTCAGCGTGAATTTTTAGCTGAAATGGAAACTCTGGGCAAAGTGAAACATCGAAACCTTGTTCCTTTGCTTGGGTACTGTTCTTATGGTGAGGGTAAAGTGCTTGTGTACGAGTATATGGTTAACGGGAGCTTGGACCACTGGCTGAGAAACCGTACTGGAACACTTGACGTGCTGGATTGGAGCAAACGACTTAAGATTGCAGTAGGCGCTGCTCGTGGCCTGGCTTTCCTTCATCATGGATTCACACCCCACATAATCCACAGGGACATTAAGCCAAGTAATATCTTGCTCAATGAAGACTTTGAGGCAAAAGTTGCAGATTTTGGGTTGGCAAGGTTGATCAGCGCCTATGAGACACATGTAAGCACTGATATTGCTGGTACATTCGGTTATATTCCTCCCGAGTATGGGCAGACGTGGAGGTCTACAACAAAAGGAGATGTTTATTCTTTTGGTGTGATCCTGCTTGAATTGCTGACAGGGAAAGAGCCAACAGGACCCGATTTCAAAGATGTCGAAGGTGGAAACTTGGTTGGTTGGGTACTTCAGAAGATCAAGAAAGGTCATTCAGCTGATGTGCTTGATCCAACAGTACTTGATGCAGATTCAAAGCAGATGATGCTTCAGACATTACAGATTGCTGCAATATGTCTCTCTGATAATCCATCTAATCGGCCGTCCATGCTCCATgtcttcaatttcttgaaagGAATCAAAGAGGAGTAG
- the LOC132056581 gene encoding heat stress transcription factor B-2b — MSTPPIERNGETMASETARSVPTPFLTKTYQLVEDQSIDDVISWNEDGSTFIVWNPTEFARDLLPKYFKHNNFSSFVRQLNTYGFRKVVPDRWEFANDCFRKGDKSLLRDILRRKVVTTPIATAVAAVPVPAPVVAPPAAQPPRSVSTSDSGEEQVVSSNSSAGSTAGLLGENERLRKENLQLNKELCHMKKLCGNIYSMMSNYEDTSNSVNNQSAESISPLPVLKPLDLLLNERSVDDQSEIQTVPDRVKPDDVRARLFGFSIGVKRVREGGEEATTAEQEHDHDLRLRQPGRTDVKSEPSDQENDDSSKNEETSWLINCSGGRNQRVCNS; from the exons ATGAGTACACCACCGATAGAACGGAACGGAGAAACGATGGCTAGTGAAACGGCGAGGTCTGTTCCGACGCCGTTTCTAACAAAGACGTACCAGCTCGTGGAGGATCAATCCATTGACGACGTGATCTCTTGGAATGAAGATGGATCTACTTTCATCGTTTGGAATCCAACGGAGTTTGCTAGAGATTTGCTTCCTAAATATTTTAAGCATAATAATTTCTCTAGCTTCGTTCGCCAGCtcaacacctat GGATTTCGGAAAGTCGTACCTGATCGATGGGAATTCGCAAACGACTGTTTTCGAAAAGGTGATAAAAGTCTCTTACGTGATATCCTGCGTCGAAAGGTAGTAACCACGCCAATTGCAACCGCGGTCGCGGCTGTGCCTGTGCCTGCGCCTGTGGTTGCTCCGCCTGCAGCTCAGCCACCGCGTAGTGTATCCACCTCAGATTCCGGCGAAGAGCAAGTCGTATCATCAAATTCATCTGCAGGCAGCACAGCAGGGCTGTTAGGAGAAAATGAACGGTTAAGAAAAGAGAATCTACAGCTCAACAAAGAGTTATGCCACATGAAGAAGCTTTGTGGCAATATATACAGTATGATGTCGAATTACGAAGACACTTCCAACAGCGTTAATAATCAATCAGCTGAGAGTATTTCGCCTTTACCGGTGTTGAAGCCGCTCGATCTCTTACTGAATGAACGGTCTGTTGATGATCAATCAGAGATTCAAACTGTACCTGATCGGGTCAAACCGGATGATGTGCGGGCGAGATTATTCGGTTTTTCGATAGGCGTGAAACGTGTTAGGGAAGGTGGTGAGGAAGCAACAACGGCGGAGCAGGAGCATGATCATGATTTACGATTGCGGCAACCTGGAAGAACGGATGTGAAATCTGAACCGTCGGATCAGGAAAATGATGATAGTAGTAAAAACGAAGAGACATCGTGGCTGATAAATTGCAGTGGTGGACGAAATCAAAGGGTTTGTAATTCATAG